A single Bacillota bacterium DNA region contains:
- a CDS encoding MIP/aquaporin family protein has translation MSTFVAELIGTMILIILGDGVVANVLLSRSKGQNSGWIVITTGWGLAVMVAVYAVGWISGAHINPAVTIGLAAIGKFPWSSVPAYILAQMLGAFLGGVIVWLTYLPHWAETEDKGLKRAVFCTAPAIRNYPLNLLTEIIGTSMLVLGVLTILDTHNALTSGLGPLLVGFLVWSIGLSLGGPTGYAINPARDLGPRIAHALLPIAGKGDSDWGYAWVPVVGPVIGGILGALMYAALW, from the coding sequence ATGTCCACGTTCGTCGCTGAGCTCATTGGCACGATGATTCTGATAATCCTGGGTGACGGAGTTGTTGCCAATGTTCTGCTCAGCAGGTCGAAAGGCCAGAATTCGGGCTGGATCGTCATAACCACAGGGTGGGGACTTGCGGTGATGGTGGCAGTCTACGCGGTTGGGTGGATAAGCGGCGCGCACATCAACCCCGCTGTGACCATCGGGCTTGCGGCTATAGGCAAATTCCCCTGGTCCAGTGTTCCCGCGTATATCCTCGCCCAGATGCTCGGAGCGTTCCTGGGTGGTGTCATCGTTTGGCTAACTTATCTCCCCCACTGGGCCGAGACGGAAGATAAGGGATTAAAGCGTGCCGTTTTTTGCACTGCACCAGCGATTCGGAACTATCCCCTTAACTTGCTCACCGAGATAATCGGCACCTCCATGCTGGTCCTGGGCGTGCTGACGATCCTGGATACGCATAACGCTTTGACCAGCGGGCTGGGGCCGCTTCTTGTCGGCTTCCTGGTGTGGTCCATAGGCCTGTCGCTCGGTGGGCCTACGGGTTACGCAATTAACCCGGCACGCGACCTTGGGCCACGGATCGCACACGCCCTGCTTCCCATCGCCGGTAAGGGCGATTCGGATTGGGGCTATGCCTGGGTGCCGGTGGTTGGGCCGGTTATCGGGGGCATTCTGGGTGCCCTGATGTACGCTGCTCTGTGGTGA
- the dhaM gene encoding dihydroxyacetone kinase phosphoryl donor subunit DhaM yields MPLLGAVSMVSLVIVSHSAKLAEGVRELVEQVTRGRVNVLTAGAVDATTLGTTPDSVRTALDRAQASEGTLVLVDLGSAIITTEMVLEELPSDRRARVLLCEAPLVEGAVAAAAQIAAGATLEEAAAEARGALAPKLVQLGVGGCGDPALTGGVIPDVETVVTVSHPLGLHAMAAAAFVRMASQFQATVWVRSLTRNTCTVNAKSLNALSQLDVRKGHVIAIAASGSDSSLAVAKLKALVESGFAEGDLPGGRRETPRGRARLYPGRSSRSMGRPVLGDARLAGHGAARNPVSLRKPTGEGLYQRQHRSIGVTATRAVLDAMAYVREHYADPITTRAIARSVFLQPQYFCRVFKAYTGIPFMTYVTNVRVAKAKELLARTGLSIAEVAFEVGYRDPNYFARVFRRVQGISPRAYRRLFSEGGPGSG; encoded by the coding sequence TTGCCACTGCTGGGGGCTGTTAGCATGGTGAGCCTGGTGATCGTTTCGCATAGTGCGAAACTCGCCGAAGGGGTGCGCGAGCTGGTCGAACAGGTGACCCGGGGAAGGGTGAATGTGCTCACCGCCGGCGCTGTTGACGCGACAACCCTGGGTACTACTCCTGACTCGGTGCGCACGGCGCTGGACCGGGCCCAGGCCAGCGAGGGCACCCTGGTGCTCGTGGATTTGGGGAGTGCGATCATTACGACAGAAATGGTGCTCGAAGAACTTCCGAGCGACCGACGGGCCCGCGTATTGCTCTGCGAAGCGCCTCTGGTTGAAGGGGCCGTGGCAGCTGCTGCTCAAATTGCCGCCGGTGCTACGCTTGAGGAGGCGGCCGCCGAAGCGAGAGGGGCCTTAGCGCCCAAACTGGTTCAGCTCGGGGTGGGTGGGTGTGGGGACCCAGCTCTTACGGGCGGGGTGATCCCGGACGTTGAGACTGTGGTCACCGTGTCTCATCCCCTCGGGCTTCATGCGATGGCGGCAGCCGCTTTTGTGCGTATGGCATCGCAATTTCAGGCCACCGTGTGGGTGCGCAGTCTCACGCGTAATACGTGCACAGTGAACGCAAAGAGCCTCAATGCGTTGTCTCAGCTCGATGTGCGGAAGGGGCACGTGATTGCCATCGCGGCCAGCGGGTCTGACTCGTCGTTAGCGGTGGCGAAGCTAAAGGCCCTTGTCGAAAGCGGTTTCGCAGAAGGCGATCTGCCTGGTGGGCGGCGAGAGACACCCAGGGGGCGGGCCCGCCTGTACCCTGGGCGTAGTTCCAGGAGCATGGGGCGACCAGTTCTTGGAGATGCGCGGCTAGCGGGGCACGGTGCGGCGAGAAACCCCGTCTCTTTGAGGAAGCCCACCGGAGAGGGCCTATATCAGCGTCAACACCGGTCAATCGGTGTCACGGCAACCAGGGCTGTGCTCGACGCCATGGCCTACGTTAGGGAGCACTATGCCGACCCGATCACGACAAGAGCGATCGCGAGATCCGTGTTTCTGCAGCCGCAGTATTTCTGCAGAGTATTCAAGGCGTACACGGGAATCCCGTTTATGACCTACGTCACCAACGTACGGGTGGCGAAAGCGAAGGAGTTGCTTGCCCGCACTGGCCTCAGCATTGCTGAGGTGGCATTTGAGGTAGGTTACAGAGATCCAAACTATTTCGCGCGAGTTTTTAGGCGAGTGCAGGGGATTTCTCCCCGCGCTTACCGGCGGTTGTTCTCGGAGGGTGGCCCGGGAAGCGGTTGA
- a CDS encoding stalk domain-containing protein: MRRAIAILAAVLLMTALGTPVVLGKSAYVGSFAEAYPGVKGSRLAACVTCHTPDLKLNAYGNDLARVGMQYTRVEANDSDGDGFSNLVEIKALTFPGDPTSKPAAGKPSPDASQLPAKSVSLPVTVYVDGKRLEPSEAVVVNGRTLVPLRVLFEALGAEVLWNPDTRKVSVVKGERKLELTVGKKQAVLNGKTVALDVPAQVVAGRVLVPLRFVSEGVGAQVGWDEALYTVRVSTSPLADALKYAGTESCVSCHAREYNDFRVAGHGYKLRPAAEAMKAQIPLPSGYSWKDISYVVGGYKWKARYLDKDGYIITAAGGQAGRNQYNLMTGRWSDYEAGTKKAYGCGSCHTTGYTKEGNQDGRPGITGSWVFPGIQCEGCHGPAADHVIRGGDKSAVKVDRSASLCGRCHVRGDPGKIPASNGFIQHHEQYNELLASPHAGLDCVACHDPHKKAEFSIRKTCVDCHSDVATAYSGSVMQRSGVECVDCHMPFATRSAAVLGPNKGDVRTHLFRINTDPSQSMFTEDGKFAREYVTLDFACLQCHAARDKDWAAKNAPEVHPGGK; encoded by the coding sequence GTGAGAAGGGCCATTGCTATCCTCGCGGCGGTGCTCTTGATGACAGCTCTAGGCACCCCGGTTGTACTCGGGAAATCCGCCTACGTGGGCTCCTTCGCAGAGGCGTATCCCGGGGTGAAGGGCTCCCGTTTGGCTGCCTGTGTTACCTGCCACACACCGGATTTGAAGCTCAATGCTTACGGGAACGACCTGGCCAGGGTGGGCATGCAGTACACCAGGGTCGAGGCCAACGATTCCGATGGGGATGGATTCAGCAACCTGGTCGAGATCAAGGCGCTCACGTTCCCCGGAGATCCGACCAGCAAGCCAGCGGCCGGCAAGCCCAGCCCGGACGCGTCGCAACTGCCTGCCAAGTCAGTATCCCTGCCGGTCACTGTGTACGTCGACGGGAAGCGATTGGAACCGAGCGAGGCAGTCGTGGTGAACGGGCGGACCCTGGTGCCCCTGCGGGTTCTGTTTGAGGCCCTAGGGGCTGAAGTGCTGTGGAACCCGGACACCAGAAAGGTCAGTGTGGTGAAGGGTGAACGAAAGCTTGAACTCACCGTCGGGAAAAAGCAGGCTGTCCTCAATGGGAAAACGGTAGCCCTGGACGTGCCGGCGCAGGTCGTGGCGGGCCGGGTGCTGGTGCCGCTGCGTTTCGTCAGCGAAGGTGTGGGCGCCCAGGTCGGATGGGATGAGGCGCTGTACACGGTGCGGGTCTCCACGAGTCCCCTGGCCGATGCCCTCAAATACGCAGGCACTGAGTCATGCGTTTCGTGTCACGCCAGGGAGTACAACGATTTCAGGGTGGCCGGGCACGGGTACAAGCTCCGTCCGGCTGCAGAGGCCATGAAAGCGCAGATACCCCTCCCATCGGGCTACAGCTGGAAGGACATTTCTTACGTGGTGGGAGGCTATAAGTGGAAGGCACGCTACCTGGACAAGGACGGGTACATCATCACCGCTGCCGGAGGTCAGGCCGGCCGGAACCAGTACAACCTGATGACCGGTCGATGGTCGGACTACGAAGCCGGCACGAAGAAGGCGTACGGCTGCGGTAGCTGTCATACCACGGGCTACACCAAGGAAGGGAACCAGGATGGCCGGCCCGGGATCACTGGCAGCTGGGTTTTCCCGGGGATCCAGTGCGAGGGGTGCCACGGGCCGGCTGCTGATCACGTCATCCGGGGCGGCGATAAGTCTGCGGTTAAGGTGGACAGGTCAGCCAGCCTGTGTGGCAGGTGTCATGTCCGCGGCGACCCGGGGAAGATACCGGCCAGCAACGGGTTCATCCAGCATCACGAACAGTACAACGAACTACTGGCCAGCCCGCATGCGGGCCTCGATTGTGTCGCCTGCCACGACCCGCACAAGAAAGCGGAGTTCTCGATCCGGAAGACCTGTGTTGATTGCCACTCTGACGTAGCAACGGCCTATTCTGGTAGCGTAATGCAACGCTCGGGAGTCGAGTGTGTGGACTGCCACATGCCGTTCGCTACCAGGTCGGCGGCCGTGTTGGGCCCCAACAAGGGTGACGTACGCACCCACCTGTTCCGCATCAATACTGACCCCAGCCAGAGCATGTTTACCGAAGATGGCAAATTCGCACGGGAGTACGTAACCCTGGACTTCGCCTGCCTGCAATGCCATGCTGCCAGGGACAAGGACTGGGCAGCGAAGAACGCGCCGGAGGTGCATCCGGGAGGCAAGTAA
- the rbr gene encoding rubrerythrin — protein sequence MLGRRRQCLVGESEARSRYTFFASVARKEGFEQIAAIFLETAENEKEHAKLWARALGLIGDTAANLEAAAQGENYEWTTMYRDFAREARQEGFEEIAWLFEEVARVEEAHEQRYRQLLARVKEGTVFRRAQPIRWRCRNCGYVFEGTEAPEVCPACAHPRAFYEPAAENY from the coding sequence GTGCTTGGCAGGAGGCGGCAATGCCTTGTCGGGGAGTCGGAGGCCCGTTCGCGCTACACGTTCTTCGCGTCGGTGGCCAGGAAGGAAGGTTTCGAACAGATTGCTGCCATTTTCTTGGAGACGGCGGAGAACGAAAAGGAACACGCCAAGCTGTGGGCGAGGGCCCTGGGCCTGATCGGCGATACTGCGGCCAACCTGGAAGCGGCGGCGCAGGGAGAAAACTACGAGTGGACCACCATGTACCGGGACTTTGCCCGGGAGGCCCGCCAGGAGGGGTTCGAGGAGATAGCCTGGTTGTTCGAAGAAGTGGCCAGGGTGGAGGAGGCTCACGAGCAGCGCTACCGCCAGCTTCTGGCCCGGGTGAAGGAGGGCACGGTATTCCGCCGTGCACAGCCCATTCGCTGGCGCTGCCGTAACTGCGGTTACGTGTTCGAGGGGACGGAAGCACCCGAGGTATGCCCGGCCTGCGCCCACCCGCGTGCCTTCTACGAGCCTGCGGCGGAGAATTACTGA
- a CDS encoding PAS domain-containing protein, whose amino-acid sequence MCQLVDPERSPLVPVLKALHGTLGSCFEGVLHDLSDPERSLVYIVGNVTGRSVGAPVTDLVLRALRTYGDAAPDLVGYETRTRDGRRLKSSTVFLRDPDSGKIVGCLCLNVDLTRFDLAAATLQELASTSSPDAVLFAEGQPGEKVETFAGTVEEVLAQLVEQALARMGKPVPMMDREDKLRVVQQLDRRGAFLIRGAVEYVASMLGVSKYTVYSYLEESRVPRGESFLK is encoded by the coding sequence GTGTGCCAGCTCGTCGACCCGGAGAGGTCGCCCCTGGTCCCTGTGCTAAAGGCCCTTCACGGGACGCTGGGGTCGTGCTTCGAAGGGGTACTCCACGATCTGAGCGATCCCGAACGGTCTCTGGTGTACATCGTGGGCAACGTCACCGGACGGTCGGTCGGAGCTCCCGTTACCGACCTCGTCCTCAGGGCCCTGCGTACGTATGGGGATGCAGCCCCTGACCTGGTGGGTTACGAGACGCGCACCCGGGATGGGCGGCGCCTCAAGTCAAGCACGGTTTTCCTGCGTGATCCCGACTCGGGGAAAATCGTGGGTTGCCTGTGCCTCAACGTAGATCTCACCAGGTTCGACCTGGCCGCTGCCACACTCCAGGAGCTGGCCTCCACTTCCAGCCCCGACGCAGTGCTGTTCGCGGAAGGCCAGCCGGGCGAGAAGGTCGAGACATTTGCGGGAACCGTCGAGGAAGTGCTGGCCCAGCTGGTGGAGCAGGCCCTGGCCAGAATGGGCAAGCCCGTTCCCATGATGGATCGGGAAGACAAGCTCCGGGTGGTGCAGCAGCTTGACCGCAGGGGAGCGTTCCTCATCCGGGGGGCAGTGGAGTATGTGGCCAGCATGCTGGGGGTATCGAAGTACACCGTCTATTCATACCTGGAGGAGTCCCGGGTCCCCAGGGGGGAGTCGTTCCTCAAGTAG
- a CDS encoding threonine synthase, protein MPSFATHLECARCGSVHDLTHEQHLCPCGGPLLVRYDLQGIKKAVGKEGLAGREASLWRYREFLPVEDDSRVVTMGEGWTPLLPLRRWGAKRGFSRVYLKDEGRNPTGTFKSRGAAVGVTRALELGARDIAMPTAGNAGGAWSLYAARAGLRAHIAMPKDAPVGAVKECVMAGARVYLIDGLISDAGKFIARGIAKHGWYDASTLKEPYRIEGKKTMGLELAEQFGWNLPDVVLYPCGGGVGLIGMWKAFDELEEVGWIGRKRPRLVAVQAEGCAPIVKAFEEGKAESEFFAGAQTIAGGIRVPKALGDFLVLRAVRETGGAAVAVSDAELLRAMRELAEEEGLFICPEGAATLAGLVHMRDAGLVDPDERIVLFNTGSGLKYTDLVETDLPVLSGDSGPE, encoded by the coding sequence ATGCCCAGTTTTGCCACGCACCTGGAATGCGCGCGTTGCGGTAGCGTTCACGACCTCACGCACGAGCAGCATCTCTGCCCGTGCGGTGGTCCCCTTCTGGTGAGGTACGACCTCCAGGGGATCAAGAAGGCGGTCGGGAAGGAGGGCCTGGCGGGACGGGAGGCGTCCCTATGGCGGTACCGGGAATTCCTCCCCGTGGAGGATGACTCGCGGGTCGTGACCATGGGAGAAGGGTGGACTCCCCTTTTGCCCCTGCGCCGCTGGGGGGCAAAGCGCGGCTTCAGTCGCGTGTATCTCAAGGATGAGGGTCGCAATCCAACCGGGACATTCAAGAGCCGGGGCGCCGCTGTGGGGGTCACCAGGGCGCTGGAACTCGGCGCCCGGGATATCGCCATGCCCACCGCAGGAAATGCGGGGGGCGCCTGGTCGCTGTACGCGGCCCGCGCGGGGCTGCGGGCCCACATAGCCATGCCCAAGGACGCTCCCGTCGGCGCTGTGAAAGAATGCGTGATGGCAGGTGCTCGGGTATACCTCATCGATGGCCTCATTTCCGACGCGGGTAAGTTCATCGCCCGCGGGATAGCGAAGCACGGGTGGTACGATGCCTCCACGCTCAAAGAGCCATACCGCATTGAGGGCAAGAAGACGATGGGCCTTGAGCTGGCCGAGCAGTTCGGGTGGAACCTGCCCGACGTGGTGCTGTACCCGTGCGGCGGCGGTGTGGGCTTGATCGGGATGTGGAAGGCCTTCGATGAGCTCGAAGAGGTGGGATGGATCGGGAGAAAGCGGCCTCGCCTGGTGGCGGTGCAGGCCGAGGGATGCGCTCCCATCGTGAAGGCGTTTGAAGAGGGGAAGGCGGAGTCGGAGTTCTTTGCCGGTGCGCAGACCATTGCCGGGGGCATCCGGGTGCCCAAGGCACTGGGGGACTTCCTGGTCCTGCGCGCCGTCCGCGAAACGGGCGGGGCCGCCGTCGCGGTCAGCGATGCGGAGCTACTGCGAGCCATGCGGGAGCTGGCTGAAGAGGAGGGACTCTTCATATGCCCCGAGGGAGCCGCAACGCTGGCTGGTCTTGTGCACATGAGGGATGCCGGGCTGGTGGACCCGGACGAGCGCATCGTGCTGTTTAACACCGGCAGCGGCCTGAAGTACACCGATCTCGTCGAGACCGATCTGCCGGTTCTGTCCGGTGACTCCGGACCCGAATAA
- a CDS encoding RidA family protein: MARELVCTENAPIPVGPYSQAAISGGFVCTAGQLGLDPTTGKLVGPGVEEQTERALLNLKAILEAAGSSLDMVVKVTVFLADMSLFGAMNGVYQRFFGAAPPARTCVAVAALPMGALVEVEAIAVKVDGQEGSA, translated from the coding sequence GTGGCAAGGGAGCTCGTTTGCACTGAGAATGCGCCGATACCTGTGGGCCCCTACTCGCAGGCGGCGATCAGCGGGGGGTTCGTGTGCACGGCCGGCCAGCTGGGGCTTGACCCCACAACGGGCAAGCTGGTTGGCCCCGGCGTGGAAGAGCAGACGGAGAGGGCCTTGCTGAACCTGAAGGCCATCCTGGAAGCAGCGGGTAGTTCCCTCGATATGGTGGTCAAGGTGACGGTTTTCCTGGCAGATATGAGCCTGTTCGGGGCCATGAACGGGGTGTACCAGCGCTTCTTCGGAGCCGCTCCCCCGGCGCGCACCTGCGTGGCGGTGGCGGCGCTGCCCATGGGGGCGCTGGTGGAAGTCGAGGCCATTGCGGTAAAGGTCGATGGCCAGGAGGGGTCCGCATGA
- a CDS encoding amino acid racemase, producing MTVRPKDKVVGILGGMGPAATLDLLSKVLRHTPATRDQEHLRILVDINPKVPDRVAAILEGGEDPGPVLVEMARGLERMGAGLLAIACNTAHYWWQATQEAVGVPVLHMIRETVRYLEGLDPVPRTAGLLASNAVVRVGLYQEALRDAGIEVVVPSDPAQERVMRVIWGVKGGEDPGSLQSLLRSVADEVVTRGAQCVIAGCTEIPIVLPFVGNLGVPVVDATDVLARAIVREAMAVKEECQR from the coding sequence ATGACGGTCCGGCCCAAAGACAAGGTGGTGGGCATCCTGGGGGGCATGGGCCCGGCGGCGACGCTGGACCTGCTGAGTAAGGTGCTCCGGCACACACCGGCCACCAGAGACCAGGAGCACCTCCGGATCCTGGTCGACATCAACCCCAAGGTCCCGGACCGAGTTGCGGCCATCCTGGAGGGAGGAGAAGACCCTGGTCCGGTGCTCGTGGAGATGGCCCGGGGGCTGGAGCGTATGGGGGCCGGGTTGCTGGCCATTGCCTGCAACACTGCCCACTACTGGTGGCAGGCCACTCAGGAGGCCGTCGGGGTACCGGTCCTCCACATGATCCGGGAAACCGTCCGCTACCTGGAAGGGCTGGATCCCGTGCCCCGCACGGCCGGGCTACTGGCGAGCAACGCCGTGGTCAGGGTGGGGCTCTACCAGGAAGCCTTGCGGGATGCGGGCATAGAGGTTGTGGTTCCGAGCGACCCTGCCCAGGAGCGGGTGATGAGGGTGATCTGGGGCGTGAAAGGAGGGGAGGATCCCGGGAGCCTGCAATCTCTGCTGCGATCTGTAGCGGACGAAGTAGTCACGCGCGGTGCCCAGTGCGTAATAGCCGGTTGCACGGAGATTCCCATCGTACTGCCCTTTGTCGGAAACCTCGGAGTTCCCGTGGTGGATGCCACTGACGTGCTGGCGCGCGCCATAGTGCGGGAGGCCATGGCAGTAAAGGAAGAATGCCAGCGGTAA
- a CDS encoding dicarboxylate/amino acid:cation symporter, which produces MNGKVRFPLTAQIFVGMVLGIIVGGVIGPPAGSIKFIGDIFIKLLQVVVIPLIFLVLATGTASLGDPRKIGRLGGKVLLIYEFTSLIAITLGLLLANLIQPGKGLPQPPPGAVKPPTPMGGLQLFMSIFPSNPIDAMARGDTMQVVVFAILFGVALGMAGERARGVMRALEQLNEVFLHLVRIVVSLAPFGVFALMAWTTGTMGLRVLLPLGKYLFGIALACLFMIFIVSGLLVRFVAKLSVVQFFRHSWNYMLVAFSTCSAAAALPLEFQAAQKMGIRREIYNFTLPLGAMNQDGTALYQAMAAVLIAQFFGIDLTFAQQFFVLLLALLASSGTFAVPGAGLVTLMIVLRGLGLPLEGIALVAGVDRIADMFRTTLNVVDDMACTLAVAATEKAVNPDVFYGRQPE; this is translated from the coding sequence ATGAACGGCAAGGTTCGGTTTCCGCTGACCGCGCAGATATTCGTAGGCATGGTCCTGGGTATCATCGTCGGCGGCGTGATCGGCCCGCCTGCCGGGTCGATCAAATTCATCGGTGATATATTCATCAAACTCCTGCAGGTGGTAGTCATCCCGCTTATCTTTCTCGTGCTGGCGACAGGTACCGCCAGTCTGGGTGACCCCCGCAAGATAGGGCGGCTGGGGGGCAAAGTGCTCCTCATCTACGAGTTCACCTCGTTGATTGCAATCACGCTGGGGCTCCTGCTGGCCAACCTGATCCAACCGGGCAAGGGCCTGCCCCAGCCCCCACCGGGGGCGGTAAAGCCGCCCACGCCCATGGGCGGGCTCCAGTTGTTCATGTCCATCTTTCCCTCCAACCCCATCGACGCCATGGCCCGGGGCGACACCATGCAGGTGGTGGTGTTCGCCATCCTGTTTGGAGTGGCGCTGGGCATGGCGGGTGAGCGTGCCAGGGGTGTGATGAGGGCCCTTGAGCAACTGAACGAGGTGTTCCTGCACCTCGTCCGGATAGTGGTGAGCCTGGCACCCTTCGGGGTGTTCGCCCTCATGGCATGGACCACCGGGACCATGGGCTTGCGTGTGCTCCTGCCGTTGGGGAAGTACCTGTTCGGTATTGCCCTGGCGTGCCTGTTCATGATCTTCATCGTGAGCGGGCTTCTCGTGCGCTTTGTGGCCAAGCTCAGCGTGGTACAGTTCTTCCGTCATTCGTGGAACTACATGCTGGTGGCTTTCAGCACATGCAGCGCGGCGGCTGCCCTGCCTCTGGAGTTCCAGGCGGCGCAGAAGATGGGTATACGGCGCGAGATCTACAACTTCACCCTGCCGCTGGGCGCCATGAACCAGGACGGCACTGCCCTGTACCAGGCCATGGCGGCAGTCCTGATAGCGCAGTTCTTCGGCATCGACCTGACCTTCGCCCAGCAGTTCTTCGTCCTGCTGCTAGCCCTGCTGGCCTCTTCGGGCACTTTTGCCGTCCCCGGGGCGGGTCTGGTTACCCTGATGATCGTCCTGCGGGGTCTCGGGCTGCCCCTGGAAGGGATTGCCCTGGTGGCCGGTGTGGACCGCATAGCGGACATGTTCCGGACTACGCTGAACGTGGTCGACGACATGGCCTGCACGCTGGCGGTGGCTGCCACGGAGAAGGCGGTAAACCCCGACGTGTTCTACGGCCGCCAGCCGGAATGA
- the rlmD gene encoding 23S rRNA (uracil(1939)-C(5))-methyltransferase RlmD has protein sequence MVEAHSPVTLDITDLNHRGEGVGRWQGMTVFVRGAFPGDRVRAVVLETRKSYARARLQDVLIPSPHRVPAPCPVAGVCGGCQLQGLAYPAQLAWKQRYVREVLRRIGGLDVEVAPAAGMDHPWGYRNKAQFPLGTRGGKLVAGCFEPGTHDIVEIDRCALQHEANNRALAAARSLLEELRIPVYDELADRGFARHLVTRVGARTEEIMGVVVTRYWRPRGAVWPGAFPGRWMGAVPGLVSVYQNLNPRRTNVIMGEEDRLLLGKPVIEDRLLGLTFRISPHSFYQVNPHQAEVMYTLVRNWAGLGESELALDVYCGVGTIALVLAAQGAQVVGIEEVAAAVQDARENARANGLDHVQFVCGKAEDVLPGLMEKRLPQVVVLDPPRQGVARTVLEALLKAGPPRVIYVSCAPATLARDLAVLVQGGYRVLAVQPVDMFPQTAHVESVARLEKG, from the coding sequence GTGGTCGAGGCACATTCTCCGGTGACCCTGGACATAACTGACCTGAATCACCGGGGCGAGGGTGTGGGGCGCTGGCAGGGCATGACGGTATTCGTGCGGGGAGCTTTCCCCGGCGACCGGGTGCGGGCTGTGGTGCTGGAAACCAGGAAGAGTTATGCCCGTGCTCGCCTCCAGGACGTGCTCATCCCGTCTCCCCACCGGGTGCCCGCCCCCTGCCCTGTGGCCGGGGTTTGTGGCGGGTGTCAACTACAGGGTCTGGCATATCCCGCGCAACTGGCCTGGAAACAGCGTTACGTCCGGGAAGTCCTGCGGCGTATCGGCGGTCTGGATGTCGAAGTGGCTCCTGCCGCCGGAATGGACCATCCCTGGGGTTACCGCAACAAAGCTCAGTTCCCGCTCGGCACGCGAGGCGGGAAGCTGGTGGCCGGTTGTTTTGAGCCCGGTACACATGACATCGTCGAAATCGACCGGTGTGCTCTGCAGCATGAAGCCAACAACCGGGCTCTGGCGGCCGCCCGCAGTCTCCTGGAAGAGTTGCGCATTCCCGTTTACGACGAGCTGGCAGACCGCGGTTTCGCCCGTCACCTGGTTACGCGGGTGGGGGCCCGGACGGAAGAAATCATGGGGGTTGTGGTCACCCGTTACTGGCGACCCCGCGGGGCAGTGTGGCCCGGTGCTTTCCCCGGGCGGTGGATGGGTGCCGTCCCGGGTCTGGTTTCCGTCTATCAGAACCTGAACCCGCGACGGACCAACGTGATCATGGGCGAGGAGGACAGGTTGCTGCTGGGCAAGCCCGTCATCGAAGACCGGTTACTGGGGCTTACCTTCCGGATCTCTCCGCATTCCTTTTATCAGGTAAATCCCCACCAGGCGGAGGTGATGTACACCCTGGTGCGAAACTGGGCCGGGCTCGGAGAAAGCGAGCTGGCTCTCGACGTTTACTGCGGCGTGGGGACCATCGCCCTGGTACTCGCCGCCCAGGGGGCGCAGGTGGTGGGGATCGAGGAAGTGGCCGCCGCGGTACAGGATGCCCGGGAGAACGCCCGGGCCAACGGGCTCGACCACGTGCAGTTCGTGTGCGGAAAGGCCGAAGACGTGCTCCCCGGCCTCATGGAAAAGCGCCTTCCGCAGGTGGTGGTGCTCGATCCGCCCCGACAGGGAGTGGCCAGGACAGTGCTGGAAGCGCTCCTGAAGGCGGGGCCACCGCGCGTCATATACGTGTCCTGCGCGCCCGCCACCCTGGCCCGCGACCTGGCGGTGCTGGTACAGGGCGGATACCGCGTTCTCGCGGTCCAGCCCGTGGACATGTTTCCCCAGACCGCTCACGTCGAGTCTGTGGCACGGCTGGAAAAGGGCTGA